A section of the Deinococcus aerolatus genome encodes:
- the pfkB gene encoding 1-phosphofructokinase: MTALSSRMATLTLNPALDLTVHADGWRQGQVNSGQSFQLDAGGKGVNVAAFLADWGLRVTATGLLGDSNPAAFEALFRAKGVHDAFVRVPGATRVGVKLVDGEAQETTDINLPGLAATPQALAELGSRLAALGGDHGTFVLAGSLPPGVEADFYARLTGTLRAAGCFVALDTSGAALTAALAAQTLPDLVKPNIHELEAALGRSLTHEAEVLEAARDLLRRGASLVAVSQGERGALLVSAQGAVRAVPPRVRITSTVGAGDAMVAGLVSAHADGLDLAGAARRATAFSLGAITRLGAHLPSRTDLDAFAAQVVIETLRQVEKT; the protein is encoded by the coding sequence ATGACGGCGCTGTCCTCCCGGATGGCCACCCTGACCCTGAACCCGGCGCTCGACCTGACGGTCCACGCTGACGGCTGGCGGCAGGGCCAGGTGAACAGCGGACAATCATTTCAGCTGGACGCGGGCGGCAAGGGCGTGAACGTGGCGGCCTTCCTGGCCGACTGGGGGCTGCGGGTCACGGCGACCGGCCTGCTGGGAGACAGCAACCCTGCGGCCTTCGAGGCGCTGTTCCGGGCCAAGGGCGTTCACGACGCGTTCGTGCGTGTGCCCGGTGCCACCCGCGTGGGCGTCAAGCTGGTGGACGGCGAGGCGCAGGAAACCACCGACATCAACCTGCCGGGCTTGGCGGCCACGCCACAGGCCCTGGCCGAACTCGGCTCACGCCTTGCGGCCCTCGGCGGCGATCACGGTACATTCGTGCTGGCCGGCAGCCTGCCGCCCGGCGTGGAGGCCGATTTTTACGCCCGACTGACCGGGACGCTGCGGGCGGCGGGCTGTTTTGTGGCGCTGGACACCAGCGGCGCGGCGCTGACGGCGGCGCTGGCGGCACAGACGCTGCCGGATCTGGTCAAGCCGAACATTCACGAGCTGGAGGCGGCGCTGGGCCGATCTCTCACGCATGAGGCCGAGGTGCTGGAGGCGGCGCGGGACCTGCTGCGGCGGGGGGCCTCGCTGGTGGCGGTCTCGCAGGGCGAACGCGGCGCCCTGCTTGTGAGCGCACAGGGCGCTGTGCGCGCCGTTCCCCCCCGCGTCCGCATCACCAGCACGGTCGGCGCAGGCGACGCGATGGTGGCCGGGCTGGTATCGGCGCACGCCGACGGCCTGGATCTGGCCGGCGCAGCCCGCCGCGCCACCGCCTTCAGTCTGGGCGCGATCACCCGCCTGGGCGCGCACCTGCCGTCCCGCACGGACCTGGACGCCTTCGCGGCGCAGGTCGTGATCGAGACGCTGCGTCAGGTGGAAAAGACATGA